Proteins from a genomic interval of Caulobacter sp. NIBR1757:
- the ruvC gene encoding crossover junction endodeoxyribonuclease RuvC — protein sequence MANTIRLLGLDPGLRKTGWGVIDVEGARLSWVAHGVISPDDKAPFSDRLLCLFEGITGVIETYAPHEAAVEETFLNTNAQSTLKLGHARAAAMIAPARAGLLVAEYSAKEVKKSVVGTGGADKTQVAYMIARLLPAAGGATADAADALAVAIAHAHARKARAIGQVTHHSLRKALGRVA from the coding sequence ATGGCGAACACGATCCGACTCCTCGGGCTCGATCCGGGCCTACGCAAGACCGGCTGGGGCGTCATCGACGTCGAGGGCGCCCGGCTGAGCTGGGTCGCGCACGGGGTCATCTCGCCCGACGACAAGGCCCCCTTCTCCGACCGCCTGCTCTGCCTGTTCGAAGGCATCACCGGCGTCATCGAGACCTACGCCCCGCATGAGGCCGCGGTGGAGGAGACCTTCCTCAACACCAACGCCCAGTCGACCCTGAAGCTCGGCCACGCCCGCGCCGCCGCCATGATCGCCCCGGCCCGCGCCGGCCTGCTGGTCGCCGAATACAGCGCCAAGGAGGTCAAGAAGTCCGTCGTCGGCACCGGCGGCGCCGACAAGACCCAGGTCGCCTACATGATCGCCCGCCTGCTGCCCGCCGCCGGCGGTGCCACGGCCGACGCCGCCGACGCGCTTGCGGTCGCCATCGCCCACGCCCACGCCCGCAAGGCCCGCGCCATCGGGCAGGTCACCCACCACAGCCTGCGCAAGGCGCTGGGGAGGGTTGCATGA
- a CDS encoding MgtC/SapB family protein: MEFLDARVFHPEYYLPLVGALVAGSLIGVERGHRGQPAGFRTHALLCLTSAMLMVAANHQIAWVGGGTPHDVIRIDPVRMSHGILTGVGFLGGGVIFREGFTVHGLTTAASIWITSALGILYGVGFWSVAIGGTVLALIILNTFRVIDRWLPQQALAEVTIRYARDSAPDTAELRRQILELGLDPAPFSHRLMKKGALIEHGATVRANSRAKMDLLAAMLRDNRNVVEFEIAPRNH; the protein is encoded by the coding sequence ATGGAATTTCTCGACGCTCGGGTCTTTCATCCCGAGTACTATCTGCCCCTCGTCGGCGCCCTGGTCGCCGGCAGTCTGATCGGCGTCGAACGCGGTCATCGCGGCCAGCCGGCCGGCTTTCGCACCCACGCTCTGCTTTGCCTGACCAGCGCCATGCTGATGGTCGCGGCCAACCACCAGATCGCCTGGGTCGGCGGCGGCACGCCGCATGACGTCATCCGCATCGACCCCGTGCGCATGAGCCACGGCATCCTGACCGGCGTCGGCTTCCTCGGCGGCGGCGTCATCTTCCGCGAAGGCTTCACCGTCCACGGCCTGACCACAGCGGCCTCGATCTGGATCACCTCGGCGCTCGGCATCCTCTACGGCGTCGGCTTCTGGAGCGTGGCGATCGGCGGCACCGTGCTGGCCCTGATCATCCTCAACACCTTCCGCGTCATCGACCGCTGGCTGCCGCAACAGGCGCTGGCCGAGGTGACCATCCGCTACGCCCGCGACTCGGCCCCCGACACCGCCGAACTGCGCCGCCAGATTCTCGAACTCGGCCTCGACCCGGCCCCCTTCAGCCACCGCCTGATGAAGAAGGGCGCCCTGATCGAGCACGGCGCCACCGTCCGCGCCAACAGCCGCGCCAAGATGGACCTGCTGGCCGCCATGCTGCGCGACAACCGCAATGTGGTGGAATTCGAGATCGCGCCGCGTAACCACTAG
- the tolQ gene encoding protein TolQ produces MEPHAVTAESFSFIALFLKADWVIKGVMVGLAIASLVSWAVIIDKFVRFGGLNRQANAFEDKVGSGRPLEEVAQEAGNSKHPLPRLLNAALREWRDTRAKGAIGDTQTALLIQRIDRVLDSNIARESQKAEEGLGTLAIVATASPFIGLFGTVWGIMNAFKNIALEQNTSLPVVAPAIAEALFATALGLIAAIPAYIAYNKFSTDAGKFAARLEGFADDLSTAIQRRLAEKV; encoded by the coding sequence ATGGAACCGCACGCCGTCACGGCCGAGAGCTTTTCGTTCATCGCCCTGTTCCTGAAGGCCGACTGGGTCATCAAGGGCGTCATGGTCGGCCTCGCCATCGCCTCGCTGGTCAGCTGGGCGGTGATCATCGACAAGTTCGTCCGCTTCGGCGGCCTCAACCGCCAGGCCAACGCCTTCGAGGACAAGGTCGGCTCGGGCCGTCCCCTCGAAGAAGTCGCCCAGGAGGCCGGCAATTCGAAACACCCCCTGCCCCGCCTGCTCAACGCCGCCCTGCGCGAATGGCGCGACACCCGGGCCAAGGGCGCCATCGGCGATACCCAGACCGCCCTGCTGATCCAGCGCATCGACCGCGTGCTCGACAGCAATATCGCCCGCGAAAGCCAGAAGGCCGAAGAGGGTCTGGGTACGCTTGCCATCGTCGCCACCGCCAGCCCCTTCATCGGCCTGTTCGGCACCGTCTGGGGCATCATGAACGCCTTCAAGAACATCGCGCTGGAGCAGAACACCTCCCTGCCCGTGGTTGCCCCCGCTATCGCGGAAGCCTTGTTCGCCACGGCGCTTGGCCTGATCGCCGCTATTCCCGCCTACATCGCCTACAACAAGTTCTCGACCGACGCCGGCAAGTTCGCCGCCCGTCTGGAAGGCTTCGCGGACGACCTGTCGACCGCCATCCAGCGCCGCCTGGCCGAGAAGGTCTAG
- the pal gene encoding peptidoglycan-associated lipoprotein Pal has translation MRFNTQSVMRLALVAVAAASLAACATKPKTNPDPGPRPPQGGGGGETYVPPKGPGPVDSRPIPGSSQDFIINVGDFVYFDLDSYDIRSDAMPVLDAQGAWLRRYPNVSIRIEGNADERGTREYNLALGSRRANAVKDYLVSRGVSPSRIMTLSNGKERPINPGTDEEAYQQNRNGQTIITSGGY, from the coding sequence ATGCGCTTCAACACCCAAAGCGTCATGAGACTGGCCCTGGTGGCCGTCGCCGCCGCCTCACTGGCCGCCTGCGCGACCAAGCCGAAGACCAATCCCGACCCCGGACCGCGCCCGCCGCAGGGCGGCGGCGGTGGTGAAACCTACGTCCCGCCGAAGGGCCCCGGCCCCGTCGACAGCCGGCCGATCCCCGGCTCGAGCCAGGACTTCATCATCAACGTCGGCGACTTCGTCTACTTCGATCTCGACAGCTACGACATCCGCTCGGACGCCATGCCGGTGCTCGACGCCCAGGGCGCCTGGCTGCGCCGCTATCCGAACGTCTCGATCCGCATCGAAGGCAACGCCGATGAGCGGGGCACCCGCGAGTACAACCTGGCCCTCGGCAGCCGCCGGGCCAACGCTGTCAAGGACTACCTGGTCTCGCGCGGCGTCTCGCCCAGCCGGATCATGACCCTGTCGAACGGCAAGGAACGCCCGATCAATCCGGGCACGGACGAGGAAGCCTACCAGCAGAACCGTAACGGCCAGACGATCATCACCAGCGGCGGCTACTAG
- a CDS encoding energy transducer TonB encodes MARERRQLAPALIASVVVHLSVAALALFAWPHPSKPITLGAVPVTIVTEGPAELRKTEEGPELDALTEEPIPELPPEPVAPPAPVPTPTPEPKPTPEKPKEKAKPTPSPTPKKQTNLDFDDLEKRLKNNGGGRPEGGGTKGPPRPPTSPKPTPNGGAGGGPPGEWLQGLLADLYKYWRPNCFVEGGRSVRVSVKVVLSPSGRVIGEPEIIRSSGASPELVEAGKTRAILAVNRAQPFKNMPPELAGDSLTLNFDAQKACAL; translated from the coding sequence ATGGCCCGGGAACGTCGCCAGCTCGCCCCCGCTCTCATCGCCTCGGTGGTCGTCCACCTGAGCGTGGCCGCGCTTGCCCTGTTCGCCTGGCCGCACCCGTCCAAACCGATCACCCTCGGCGCCGTGCCGGTGACCATCGTCACCGAGGGCCCGGCCGAGCTGCGCAAGACCGAGGAAGGCCCTGAGCTCGACGCCCTGACCGAGGAACCGATCCCGGAACTGCCGCCCGAGCCCGTCGCTCCGCCGGCCCCCGTGCCGACCCCGACGCCTGAGCCCAAGCCGACGCCCGAGAAGCCGAAGGAGAAGGCCAAGCCGACGCCCTCTCCAACGCCGAAGAAACAGACCAACCTCGACTTCGATGACCTTGAGAAGCGCCTGAAGAACAACGGCGGCGGCCGGCCCGAGGGCGGCGGAACCAAGGGGCCGCCCCGGCCCCCGACCTCGCCCAAGCCGACACCCAACGGCGGGGCCGGCGGTGGTCCGCCCGGCGAATGGCTGCAGGGCCTGCTGGCCGACCTCTACAAATACTGGCGGCCCAACTGCTTCGTCGAAGGCGGCCGGTCGGTGAGGGTCTCGGTCAAGGTGGTGCTGTCGCCGTCGGGCCGCGTTATCGGCGAGCCGGAGATCATCCGCAGCTCCGGCGCCAGCCCGGAACTGGTCGAGGCCGGCAAGACCCGGGCGATCCTGGCCGTCAATCGCGCCCAACCGTTCAAGAACATGCCGCCCGAACTGGCCGGCGACAGCCTGACCCTCAACTTCGACGCCCAGAAGGCCTGTGCTCTATGA
- the ybgC gene encoding tol-pal system-associated acyl-CoA thioesterase yields the protein MSDLPEPTAGLFVGREHRLPVRIYYEDTDFSGVVYHANYLRYLERGRSDFLRLAGVSHSDLLDGEQPIAFVVTRMELDFKRPARIDDALVVRTTYDRVKGPRLFISQTITRGDDLIAQAVVNAACIRLDGRPSKPPPGMAEKLRPWFAPE from the coding sequence ATGTCCGACCTTCCCGAACCCACCGCCGGTCTCTTCGTCGGCCGCGAGCACCGCCTGCCCGTTCGCATCTACTACGAGGACACCGACTTCTCCGGCGTCGTCTACCACGCCAACTACCTGCGCTATCTCGAGCGCGGCCGCAGCGACTTCCTGCGCCTGGCCGGCGTCTCGCACAGCGACCTGCTGGATGGCGAACAGCCGATCGCCTTCGTCGTCACCCGCATGGAACTCGACTTCAAGCGCCCGGCCCGCATCGACGACGCCCTGGTCGTCCGCACCACCTATGACCGCGTCAAAGGCCCCCGCCTGTTCATCAGCCAGACCATCACCCGCGGCGACGACCTGATCGCCCAGGCCGTGGTCAACGCCGCCTGCATCCGCCTCGACGGCCGCCCCTCGAAACCGCCGCCCGGCATGGCCGAAAAGCTCCGCCCCTGGTTCGCCCCGGAATAA
- a CDS encoding YebC/PmpR family DNA-binding transcriptional regulator — MAGHSKFKNIMHRKGRADAARSKLFSKLSREITVAAKTGLPDPSMNPRLRLAVNNAKSESLPKDVIERAIKKGQGGDAESYDEIRYEGFGPGGVGVIVEALTDNKNRAAANVRSIFAKNGGALGETGSVSFNFDRMGQITYPASAGSEDAVMEAAIEAGAEDVESDEESHVIWTAFEDMTAVIDALAATLGDPKTTAITWRPKMLVPVEGDAVATIMKLIDTLDDEDDVQNVYANFDISDEDLAKLG; from the coding sequence ATGGCCGGCCACTCAAAATTCAAGAACATCATGCACCGCAAGGGCCGCGCCGACGCCGCCCGGTCCAAGCTGTTCTCAAAGCTCTCGCGCGAGATCACCGTGGCCGCCAAGACCGGCCTGCCCGATCCCTCGATGAACCCGCGCCTGCGCCTGGCGGTCAACAACGCCAAGTCCGAAAGCCTGCCCAAGGACGTCATCGAACGCGCCATCAAGAAGGGCCAGGGCGGCGACGCCGAAAGCTATGACGAGATCCGCTACGAAGGCTTCGGCCCCGGCGGCGTCGGCGTCATCGTCGAGGCCCTGACCGACAACAAGAACCGCGCCGCCGCCAACGTCCGCTCGATCTTCGCCAAGAACGGCGGGGCGCTTGGCGAGACCGGCTCGGTCAGCTTCAACTTCGACCGCATGGGCCAGATCACCTACCCCGCCTCGGCCGGCAGCGAGGACGCCGTCATGGAAGCCGCCATCGAGGCCGGCGCCGAGGACGTCGAGTCCGACGAAGAGAGCCACGTCATCTGGACCGCCTTCGAGGACATGACCGCCGTCATCGACGCCCTCGCCGCAACCCTCGGTGATCCCAAGACCACCGCCATCACCTGGCGGCCGAAGATGCTGGTCCCGGTCGAGGGCGACGCCGTGGCCACGATCATGAAGCTGATCGACACCCTCGACGACGAAGACGACGTCCAGAACGTCTACGCCAACTTCGACATCAGCGACGAGGATTTGGCCAAGCTGGGGTGA
- the ruvB gene encoding Holliday junction branch migration DNA helicase RuvB, with the protein MTRIVSPNEAPTEGPDKAMRPQTLAEFVGQQGAKANLKVFIDAARGRGEPLDHVLLFGPPGLGKTTLAQIVARELGVNFRATSGPVLAKAGDLAAILTNLEPNDVLFIDEIHRLSSNVEEILYPAMEDQVLDLVIGEGPSARSIRIDLAPFTLVAATTRAGLLATPLRDRFGIPIRLEFYTKDELKLVIDHASRRMGIAVSDDGAAEIAARSRGTPRVAGRLLRRVRDFAAADGAEIIDQKHAARALARLEVDEHGLDSLDRRYLRALIEHYNGGPAGVETLAYAIAEARDAVEDVIEPYLMQQGFIQRTPRGRVACGKAYLHLGLAEPPTPPGLPPKAQGTLFEE; encoded by the coding sequence ATGACCCGCATCGTCTCCCCCAACGAGGCCCCCACCGAGGGCCCCGACAAGGCCATGCGGCCCCAGACCCTGGCCGAGTTCGTCGGCCAGCAGGGCGCCAAGGCCAACCTCAAGGTCTTCATCGACGCCGCCCGGGGTCGCGGCGAGCCGCTCGACCACGTCCTGCTGTTCGGCCCGCCGGGCCTAGGCAAGACCACCCTGGCCCAGATCGTCGCCCGCGAACTGGGCGTCAACTTCCGCGCCACCTCCGGCCCGGTGCTGGCCAAGGCCGGCGATCTGGCCGCCATCCTGACCAACCTCGAACCCAACGACGTCCTGTTCATCGACGAAATCCACCGCCTCTCGTCGAACGTCGAGGAAATCCTCTACCCGGCCATGGAGGACCAGGTCCTCGACCTGGTCATCGGCGAAGGCCCCTCGGCCCGCTCGATCCGCATCGATCTGGCTCCCTTCACCCTGGTCGCCGCCACCACCCGCGCCGGCCTGCTCGCCACGCCCCTGCGCGACCGCTTCGGCATCCCCATCCGCCTGGAGTTCTACACGAAGGACGAGCTCAAGCTGGTCATCGACCACGCCTCACGCCGCATGGGCATCGCCGTCAGCGACGACGGCGCCGCCGAGATCGCCGCCCGCTCGCGGGGCACGCCCCGCGTCGCCGGCCGCCTGCTGCGCCGGGTCCGCGACTTCGCCGCCGCCGACGGGGCTGAAATTATCGACCAGAAGCATGCGGCCCGCGCCCTGGCCCGCCTGGAAGTCGACGAGCATGGCCTCGACAGCCTCGACCGCCGCTACCTGCGCGCCCTGATCGAGCACTACAACGGCGGCCCGGCCGGGGTCGAAACCCTCGCCTACGCCATCGCCGAGGCCCGCGACGCCGTCGAGGACGTCATCGAGCCCTACCTGATGCAGCAGGGCTTCATCCAGCGCACCCCGCGCGGCCGCGTCGCCTGCGGCAAGGCCTATCTGCATCTGGGCTTGGCGGAGCCGCCGACCCCGCCGGGCCTGCCGCCCAAGGCGCAAGGGACGCTATTCGAGGAATAA
- the ruvA gene encoding Holliday junction branch migration protein RuvA has protein sequence MIGRLRGIVAEIGEDECLIDVGGVGYVVRCGARTLSRLPPVGEETVLHTENPWSEQIGPQLYGFLARDERRAFVLLRAIQGVGPKAAMAVLDVASPAELAGAIARDDKALIGRANGVGPKLAQRIVTELKDKPISDGPAIFAPNTAAPRAAAPSATGEAVSALMGLGVAEPMARRVIEQASLRLGEEADVSALIKAGLQELGR, from the coding sequence ATGATCGGCCGTCTGCGCGGCATCGTCGCCGAGATCGGCGAAGACGAGTGCCTGATCGATGTCGGCGGCGTCGGCTACGTCGTCCGCTGCGGGGCCCGCACCCTGAGCCGCCTGCCGCCGGTCGGCGAGGAGACGGTGCTCCATACGGAAAACCCCTGGAGCGAGCAGATCGGCCCGCAGCTCTACGGTTTTCTCGCGCGCGACGAGCGCCGCGCCTTCGTCCTGCTGCGCGCCATCCAGGGCGTCGGTCCCAAGGCGGCCATGGCCGTGCTCGATGTCGCCAGCCCGGCCGAACTGGCCGGCGCCATCGCCCGCGACGACAAGGCCCTGATCGGCCGCGCCAACGGGGTCGGCCCCAAGCTCGCCCAACGCATCGTCACCGAGCTGAAGGACAAGCCGATCAGCGACGGCCCGGCCATCTTCGCCCCCAACACCGCCGCCCCCCGCGCCGCCGCGCCCAGCGCCACCGGCGAAGCGGTCTCGGCCCTCATGGGCCTAGGCGTCGCCGAACCGATGGCGCGCCGGGTGATCGAACAGGCCTCGCTGCGGCTGGGGGAAGAGGCCGATGTGTCCGCCCTGATCAAGGCCGGCCTGCAGGAGCTCGGACGATGA
- the tolB gene encoding Tol-Pal system beta propeller repeat protein TolB: MTLRHLLFALCALIMGTAALPGVAAAQIEVDVNQGNIQPVPIAIPAFSGGRGGDIAGVISANLEQSGLFAPVNPAAFPERNLDIAIQPNFEAWKTIDTQVLVNGQVTTEGDGRLRVDFRLWDIGSGTQLLGLQFTSTPENWRRVAHKISDQIYQRLTGESGYFDTRVVFIAESGPRGKRVKRLSIMDQDGANNSYLTDGSYIVMTPRFSANSQEITYMALRPTGSSIYLFNISTGRQETLGRFPGMVFAPRFSPNGDRVVFSVEKNGNSDLYLMDLRSRGQTRLTSDPGIDTSGSFSPNGGQIVFNSDRGGSPQLYVMNADGSGVRRISRGGGRYTTPVWSPRGDFIAFTKQSGGQFHIGVMKPDGSDERILTTSYLDEGPTWAPNGRVLMFFREGRGGEPRLWNVDITGRILRPAPYRGSGSDPAWSPLLD, translated from the coding sequence ATGACTCTCCGCCACCTGCTCTTCGCGCTCTGCGCCCTGATCATGGGAACGGCCGCCCTGCCCGGCGTCGCCGCCGCCCAGATCGAGGTCGACGTCAACCAGGGCAACATCCAGCCGGTGCCGATCGCCATTCCCGCCTTCAGCGGCGGCCGCGGCGGCGACATCGCCGGGGTGATCAGCGCCAACCTCGAGCAGTCGGGCCTGTTCGCGCCGGTCAATCCGGCCGCCTTCCCCGAGCGCAACCTCGACATCGCCATCCAGCCCAACTTCGAGGCCTGGAAGACCATCGACACCCAGGTGCTGGTCAACGGCCAGGTGACCACCGAGGGCGACGGCCGCCTGCGCGTCGACTTCCGCCTCTGGGACATCGGCTCGGGCACCCAGCTGCTCGGCCTGCAATTCACCTCGACGCCGGAAAACTGGCGCCGCGTGGCCCACAAGATCAGCGACCAGATCTACCAGCGGCTGACCGGCGAAAGCGGCTATTTCGACACCCGCGTCGTCTTCATCGCCGAGAGCGGCCCGCGCGGAAAGCGCGTCAAACGCCTGTCGATCATGGACCAGGACGGGGCCAACAACAGCTACCTGACCGACGGCAGCTACATCGTCATGACCCCGCGCTTCTCGGCCAACAGCCAGGAGATCACCTACATGGCCCTGCGGCCGACGGGGTCGTCGATCTATCTGTTCAACATCTCGACCGGGCGGCAGGAAACGCTCGGCCGCTTCCCCGGCATGGTCTTCGCCCCGCGCTTCTCGCCGAACGGCGACCGCGTCGTCTTCAGCGTCGAGAAGAACGGCAACAGCGACCTCTACCTGATGGACCTGCGCAGCCGGGGCCAGACCCGACTGACCAGCGACCCGGGCATCGACACCTCGGGCAGCTTCTCGCCCAACGGCGGCCAGATCGTCTTCAACTCCGATCGCGGCGGCAGCCCCCAGCTCTACGTCATGAACGCCGACGGCTCGGGCGTGCGCCGCATCAGCCGGGGCGGCGGCCGCTACACCACCCCCGTCTGGAGCCCCCGGGGCGACTTCATCGCCTTCACCAAGCAATCGGGCGGCCAGTTCCACATCGGGGTGATGAAGCCCGACGGGTCGGACGAACGGATCCTCACCACCAGCTACCTCGATGAAGGCCCGACCTGGGCGCCGAACGGCCGGGTGCTGATGTTTTTCCGCGAAGGGCGGGGTGGCGAGCCGCGTCTGTGGAACGTGGACATCACCGGCCGCATTCTACGTCCAGCCCCCTATCGGGGCTCGGGATCCGACCCGGCATGGTCACCGTTGCTGGACTAG
- a CDS encoding ExbD/TolR family protein, whose product MALSSNDAFGAGGGRRRRRGRGRRGALSEINVTPLVDVMLVLLIIFMISAPLLTSGVSIELPKTEAGSLQDQSEPLTLTVRKDGKLYVGEEEVPFAALKARLAAMSNENFERPIYVRADGLASYEVVAQVMAAISTGGFTRINLITDTGGPTSGPKSEAASE is encoded by the coding sequence GTGGCGCTTTCCTCCAACGACGCCTTCGGGGCGGGCGGCGGTCGCCGTCGGCGCCGTGGCCGCGGCCGGCGCGGCGCCCTGTCGGAGATCAACGTCACCCCGCTGGTCGACGTCATGCTGGTGCTGCTGATCATCTTCATGATCTCGGCCCCCCTGCTGACCAGCGGGGTCTCCATCGAACTGCCCAAGACCGAGGCCGGCTCGCTGCAGGACCAGTCCGAGCCCCTGACCCTGACGGTCCGCAAGGACGGCAAGCTCTATGTCGGCGAGGAGGAGGTGCCCTTCGCCGCCCTCAAGGCCCGGCTGGCAGCCATGTCCAACGAGAACTTCGAGCGCCCGATCTATGTCCGCGCCGATGGCCTGGCTTCCTACGAGGTGGTGGCCCAGGTGATGGCGGCGATCAGCACCGGCGGCTTCACCAGGATCAACCTGATCACCGACACCGGCGGCCCGACCAGCGGCCCCAAGTCCGAGGCGGCGTCGGAATGA